Proteins found in one Balaenoptera musculus isolate JJ_BM4_2016_0621 chromosome 4, mBalMus1.pri.v3, whole genome shotgun sequence genomic segment:
- the LOC118894067 gene encoding keratin-associated protein 13-1-like, which translates to MSYNCCFGNFSSHSPGGYLRYPGSFHPSNLVYSTDLSSSSSCQLGSSLYSGCQETCDEPTRCQMYRVVSSPCQTFCYHPRTSTPCSPCRSTHTGSLSCGSSRGYCLGYGSRSCYSLGCASRGFRPLDYGICGFPSLSHGSRFCRPTYMASRIRQTSCYQPTCISGFYC; encoded by the coding sequence ATGTCCTACAACTGCTGCTTTGGAAacttctcctcccactcccctggAGGCTATCTGCGCtacccaggctccttccacccCAGCAACCTGGTCTACAGCACTGACCTCAGCTCTTCCAGCTCCTGCCAGCTGGGCTCCTCTCTCTACAGTGGCTGTCAGGAGACCTGTGATGAGCCCACCAGGTGCCAGATGTACCGTGTGGTGTCCAGTCCCTGCCAGACATTCTGCTACCATCCGAGGACCTCCACGCCCTGCAGTCCTTGCCGGTCAACTCACACGGGATCTCTGAGCTGTGGGTCCAGCAGGGGCTACTGCCTGGGCTATGGATCTAGAAGTTGCTACTCACTAGGCTGTGCATCCCGTGGCTTCAGACCCCTGGATTATGGGATCTGTGGCTTCCCTTCCCTGAGCCATGGGTCCAGATTTTGCCGCCCAACATACATGGCTTCTAGGATCCGCCAAACTTCTTGTTACCAACCAACCTGTATATCTGGCTTCTACTGCTGA